Proteins from a genomic interval of Salinarchaeum sp. Harcht-Bsk1:
- the rnz gene encoding ribonuclease Z, which produces MTLRVTFLGTGGAVPTTERNPSALLVNREGDRLLFDCGEGTQRQLMRFGAGFDVSHLFVTHLHGDHVYGIPGFLETLDFNDREDPLTIHVPPGTKGKVRSFLESLGGWPSFPLRLSETSPGAVPLRREDYEVRAFDVDHRTNAVGYVLEEDDRKGRFDRQRAEELGVPVGPKFSTLHEGESVELDDGTTIEPEQVVGEPRPGRTLVYTGDTRPQERTVEVARNADLLIHDATFADDRAERARKTAHSTAREAGEIAQRADVRRLALTHVSSRYAHDVSAHETEANEAFDGEAFVPHDGDVVEVPFPDGGSSG; this is translated from the coding sequence ATGACCCTGCGCGTGACGTTCCTGGGGACCGGCGGCGCGGTGCCGACGACTGAGCGCAACCCCAGCGCCCTGCTCGTCAACCGCGAGGGCGATCGGCTCCTCTTCGACTGCGGTGAGGGGACCCAGCGCCAGCTCATGCGCTTCGGCGCGGGGTTCGACGTGTCCCACCTGTTCGTCACGCACCTCCACGGCGACCACGTCTACGGCATTCCGGGCTTCCTCGAGACGCTCGACTTCAACGATCGCGAGGATCCACTGACGATCCACGTCCCGCCGGGAACGAAGGGGAAGGTCCGGAGCTTCCTCGAATCTCTCGGCGGTTGGCCATCTTTCCCGCTTCGCCTGTCCGAGACCAGCCCTGGCGCCGTCCCACTCCGGCGCGAGGACTACGAGGTCCGCGCGTTCGACGTCGACCACCGCACGAACGCCGTCGGCTACGTGCTCGAAGAGGACGACCGAAAGGGCCGCTTCGACCGACAGCGAGCAGAGGAACTCGGCGTCCCGGTCGGTCCGAAATTCTCGACGCTCCACGAGGGCGAGTCCGTCGAACTCGACGACGGTACGACGATCGAGCCCGAGCAGGTCGTCGGCGAGCCCCGGCCGGGCCGAACGCTCGTCTACACCGGCGACACCCGGCCCCAGGAGCGCACCGTCGAGGTCGCCCGGAACGCAGACCTGCTGATCCACGACGCGACGTTCGCAGACGACCGCGCCGAGCGGGCCCGCAAGACCGCACACTCGACCGCGCGGGAAGCCGGCGAGATCGCCCAGCGCGCCGACGTCCGACGGCTCGCACTGACGCACGTCTCCTCGCGGTACGCCCACGACGTCTCGGCACACGAGACAGAGGCCAACGAGGCGTTCGACGGCGAGGCGTTCGTCCCACACGACGGCGACGTCGTCGAGGTTCCGTTTCCCGACGGCGGTTCGTCCGGGTGA
- a CDS encoding DUF2237 family protein, whose protein sequence is MSDSEDLNVLGEPLTPCSLDPETGYERDGYCRDILADAGRHEICAVMTEEFLAYTAAQGNDLRSAQPELNFPGLDPGDRWCVCVPRWLEAEEADCAPPIVPEATAKSVLTHVCRDTIEAYAADTE, encoded by the coding sequence ATGAGCGATTCCGAGGACCTGAACGTGCTCGGCGAGCCGCTGACGCCCTGTAGTCTCGACCCCGAGACCGGCTACGAGCGCGACGGCTACTGTCGCGATATCCTCGCGGACGCGGGTCGCCACGAGATCTGTGCCGTGATGACCGAGGAGTTTCTCGCCTACACGGCAGCGCAGGGCAACGACCTGCGGTCCGCCCAGCCGGAACTGAACTTCCCTGGCCTCGACCCCGGCGACCGCTGGTGCGTCTGCGTTCCGCGGTGGCTCGAGGCCGAGGAGGCCGACTGTGCGCCGCCGATCGTTCCGGAGGCCACCGCAAAGAGCGTCCTGACACACGTGTGCCGAGACACGATCGAAGCCTACGCCGCCGACACCGAGTGA
- a CDS encoding amidase: MTPDIGAYSTAELASAIRRGEVSPIAAVEHSLTQIDEGNDALNAIVTLLDDEAVERAEAAQHAVESGDSLGPLHGVPIVIKDLFDFKAGVRNTIGSAVFADFVPEETVPYVQRLEDAGAIVVGKGNTPEFGHKGTTDNQLFGPTSTPFDLDRNAGGSSGGPAAAVAAGLVPVAQGTDGGGSVRIPAAWCGVLGFKPSYGRVPQVSRPDAFMSHTPFIHAGPLARTVEDAAIVADVMCGPHPRDPFSVPDEEPDFQSAVRRGVEGLTIGYSPHFDDFPVDPRVRSVVDEAVDAFETAGATVERAGLDLGHSHTELTDLWIREIGGLYHSAVEGFKDDGLDLLADHREELSPEFAAMLEQTRDQTLIEAKRDDHVRSDVFDALQNAFERYDLLVTPTLAVPPVENAGEDEGETVGPTEVDGEPVDPLIGWCLTHPINMTGHPAASVPAGLTDDGLPVGMQVIGRRFADEDVFAAAGAIERVRPWREHYRSAPGAI, translated from the coding sequence ATGACACCCGATATCGGTGCCTACTCGACCGCCGAACTGGCGAGCGCGATCCGTCGTGGCGAGGTGTCGCCGATCGCGGCCGTCGAACACTCGCTCACCCAGATCGACGAGGGCAACGACGCTCTCAACGCGATCGTCACGCTGCTCGACGACGAGGCCGTCGAACGGGCCGAAGCCGCCCAGCACGCGGTCGAGAGCGGCGACTCGCTCGGGCCGCTCCACGGCGTTCCGATCGTGATCAAGGACCTCTTCGACTTCAAGGCGGGCGTGCGCAACACCATCGGCTCCGCCGTCTTCGCCGATTTCGTTCCCGAGGAGACCGTTCCCTACGTCCAGCGCCTCGAGGACGCTGGTGCGATCGTCGTCGGCAAGGGGAACACGCCGGAGTTCGGGCACAAGGGCACGACGGACAACCAGCTATTCGGCCCCACGAGCACGCCGTTCGACCTCGATCGCAACGCCGGGGGCTCCTCCGGCGGCCCCGCCGCAGCGGTCGCGGCGGGCCTCGTCCCGGTCGCCCAGGGCACCGACGGCGGCGGCTCGGTGCGGATCCCCGCAGCGTGGTGTGGCGTCCTCGGATTCAAGCCGTCCTACGGACGCGTGCCGCAGGTCAGCCGCCCGGACGCGTTCATGAGCCACACGCCGTTCATCCACGCCGGCCCGCTCGCGCGGACGGTCGAGGACGCCGCCATCGTCGCCGACGTCATGTGCGGGCCGCACCCACGAGATCCGTTCAGCGTCCCCGACGAGGAGCCCGACTTCCAGTCGGCCGTCCGCCGCGGCGTCGAGGGACTGACGATCGGCTACAGCCCACACTTCGACGACTTCCCGGTCGATCCCCGCGTCCGGAGCGTCGTCGACGAGGCCGTCGACGCGTTCGAGACCGCTGGGGCGACCGTCGAGCGTGCCGGCCTCGACCTCGGCCACTCCCACACCGAGTTGACGGACCTGTGGATCCGGGAGATCGGCGGCCTCTATCACTCCGCCGTCGAGGGGTTCAAGGACGACGGCCTGGACCTGCTCGCCGACCACCGCGAGGAGTTGAGCCCCGAGTTCGCTGCGATGCTCGAGCAGACCCGCGACCAGACCCTGATCGAAGCCAAGCGGGACGACCACGTCCGGAGCGACGTCTTCGACGCCCTCCAGAATGCCTTCGAGCGCTACGACCTGCTCGTCACGCCGACGCTCGCCGTCCCACCCGTCGAGAACGCCGGCGAGGACGAGGGCGAGACCGTCGGTCCGACGGAGGTGGACGGGGAGCCGGTCGATCCGCTCATCGGCTGGTGTCTCACGCACCCGATCAACATGACGGGGCACCCCGCCGCATCCGTTCCCGCCGGGCTCACCGACGACGGCCTGCCCGTCGGGATGCAGGTGATTGGCCGCCGGTTCGCCGACGAGGACGTCTTCGCCGCCGCAGGTGCGATCGAGCGGGTCCGCCCCTGGCGCGAGCACTACCGCTCGGCACCGGGTGCGATCTAA
- a CDS encoding ATP-binding protein: protein MTEESPAPDRAAPNPEELSAIERALVELYEIKRGDDGFEAKTEQLLEVASAYLGVEAAHLTRIDPADDYWEAVVSTDEDDGQFPAGLVLPYSTTYCRHVVEKDGSVALHDATEQGMADDPAVQTHGLSCYHGTPIHLDDALYGSVCFVGSDPRDEPFSESDTLFAEFVSRIVEAELQHAHQQAETTRRANSITVLSRVLRHNLRNDMTFVRGRVASLIDEIDADSSDLEQLVEAVDEIIELSDKARKLEMVVSTQFEQEEVALGTTLERAITNATSTDGPASVELTGEVTTSITAMPSLELALTELVENAVKHSGPEPTVTVTVSAENGTVTIAVADDGPGLPESERRVIADGSETPLVHGSGLGLWMVYWIVDNHDGAIEIDVEDGTTVTVTLPRRSDPSSTGEMRRLTRGYDRFQAVFEKSFDAMVVVDDDRRIVDANPHAAELLGVRKQELLGRTIGEFAVAEIDRDEMWRRIQAGGSGEGTFSLVDADGNRRTIEYTATADVVPGQHLLVGRDVTERIERERRYEALSKGFPYLCFIIDEGCVYRDVLASPASEDQLYADPDEFLGESCDAVLPDDVAETTMEAVDQTLQTGTARELSYELEVPAGERRFEARTYPLSKRIEGRRAVSLVVRDVTDGERQPRSSVGPQQ from the coding sequence GTGACAGAGGAGTCACCAGCGCCCGATCGGGCGGCTCCGAATCCCGAGGAGCTGTCCGCAATCGAGCGAGCCCTGGTCGAGCTCTACGAGATCAAACGGGGCGACGACGGGTTCGAAGCGAAGACCGAACAGCTACTGGAGGTGGCGTCGGCGTACCTCGGCGTCGAAGCGGCGCACCTCACGCGAATCGATCCGGCGGACGACTACTGGGAGGCGGTCGTGAGCACGGACGAGGACGACGGCCAGTTCCCGGCGGGGCTCGTCCTCCCGTACTCGACGACGTACTGCCGGCACGTAGTAGAGAAGGACGGTTCGGTCGCCCTCCACGACGCTACGGAGCAGGGAATGGCAGACGACCCGGCCGTCCAGACCCACGGTCTCAGTTGCTACCACGGGACCCCGATTCACCTCGACGACGCGCTCTATGGCAGCGTCTGCTTCGTCGGATCCGACCCACGCGACGAGCCGTTCTCCGAGAGCGACACCCTCTTCGCAGAGTTCGTCTCCAGAATCGTCGAAGCCGAACTCCAGCACGCCCACCAGCAGGCAGAGACCACCCGTCGTGCCAACTCGATCACCGTCCTCAGCCGCGTCCTGCGACACAACCTCCGCAACGACATGACGTTCGTTCGCGGGCGCGTCGCCTCGCTGATCGACGAAATAGACGCCGATTCGTCGGACCTCGAACAGTTGGTCGAGGCAGTGGACGAAATCATCGAACTCAGCGACAAGGCCCGGAAGCTCGAGATGGTGGTCTCGACGCAGTTCGAGCAGGAAGAGGTCGCGCTCGGGACGACGCTCGAACGGGCGATTACGAACGCCACGTCGACGGACGGGCCTGCCAGCGTCGAGCTGACGGGCGAGGTGACGACCAGCATCACCGCGATGCCGAGCCTCGAACTGGCCCTGACCGAACTCGTCGAGAACGCGGTCAAGCACTCGGGTCCAGAGCCGACCGTTACGGTGACGGTCAGCGCAGAGAACGGGACGGTCACGATAGCGGTTGCCGACGATGGCCCCGGCCTCCCGGAGAGCGAGCGCCGCGTGATCGCCGATGGCAGCGAGACCCCGCTGGTCCACGGCAGTGGGCTGGGCCTCTGGATGGTCTACTGGATCGTGGACAATCACGACGGGGCGATCGAAATCGACGTCGAGGACGGGACCACCGTTACCGTCACGCTCCCGCGGCGCAGCGATCCATCGAGTACTGGCGAGATGCGGCGGCTCACGAGAGGGTACGACCGATTCCAGGCGGTGTTCGAGAAGTCCTTCGACGCCATGGTCGTCGTCGACGACGACCGCCGAATCGTCGACGCCAACCCACACGCCGCGGAACTCCTCGGCGTCCGAAAGCAGGAGTTGCTCGGTCGGACCATTGGCGAGTTCGCGGTCGCCGAAATCGACAGAGACGAGATGTGGCGACGGATCCAGGCGGGCGGGAGCGGCGAAGGCACGTTCTCCCTCGTCGACGCCGACGGCAACCGCAGAACGATCGAGTACACGGCGACCGCGGACGTCGTGCCGGGGCAGCACCTCCTGGTGGGCCGGGACGTGACCGAGCGAATCGAGCGCGAGCGGCGATACGAAGCGCTATCGAAGGGGTTCCCCTACCTCTGTTTCATCATCGACGAGGGCTGCGTCTATCGGGACGTCCTGGCGAGCCCTGCCAGCGAGGACCAGCTCTACGCGGATCCGGACGAGTTCCTCGGCGAGTCCTGCGACGCAGTGCTCCCCGATGACGTGGCGGAGACGACGATGGAAGCGGTCGACCAGACGCTTCAGACGGGAACGGCCCGCGAACTCTCGTACGAACTCGAGGTCCCTGCCGGGGAGCGTCGGTTCGAGGCACGCACGTATCCGCTCTCGAAGCGGATCGAAGGGCGCAGAGCCGTCTCGCTCGTCGTCCGTGACGTAACGGATGGGGAACGGCAGCCCCGATCCAGCGTCGGGCCCCAGCAGTGA
- the metG gene encoding methionine--tRNA ligase, which yields MTTDDFPTDEPAVVTCGLPYANGDLHVGHLRGYTAADAFNRALNRIGQDSIYVCGSDMHGTPVAVNAWKEGVSPEEFALEWHEQYAETFPKFDVDFDNYGHTHDETNTELTRDIVRTLEDEGYVEERTIEVAWDPEEDQALPDRYVEGTCPYCGEHARGDECDEGCGRHLEPGEIVDPVSTITGNPAEYREREHKFFTVSKLADFLTEFLDGLEGTDNARNQPRQWIEEGLQDWCITRDLDWGIDYPAAEGSEAEGDGADADDLVLYVWVDAPIEYISSTKQYSERVGADEYDWEEAWKGSKLDGADGDGEAGEIVHFIGRDIIQHHTIFWPAMLHVAGYDTPRAVCATGFITINGKGLSTSRNRAIWAQEYLDEGFHPDLLRYYLTTNGGLQQDIDFAWEKFADRVNGELVGTLGNFCYRGTLFAHRNYDGTPDATVSEEVEAEIEDAIEAFRTAVNEYDVRGIGTAPVELARFGNEYIQRNEPWSLVDDEPEAAAQVIYDCVQLAKACAVLAEPVMPGKAEELWTQLGEKDSVHDVELEAALEAPSAEFDEPSELFEGVEDERVEELDAKLADRVAAADDAADAEDAAAVETDDADAATAADGEGAADADRTDEEAPDDLEPVLEDRISFEEFQGLDLRVGRIETAEGIEGADELVKLTVDIGVETRQIVAGLKQLHDVDELPGTKVIVMANLEAAELFGETSDGMVLAAGEQADLLTTYEDAVPGERVR from the coding sequence ATGACGACCGACGACTTCCCGACCGACGAGCCAGCGGTGGTCACCTGCGGGCTCCCGTACGCCAACGGGGACCTGCACGTCGGCCATCTCCGGGGATACACCGCCGCGGACGCGTTCAACCGCGCCCTGAATCGGATCGGCCAGGACTCGATCTACGTCTGTGGCTCCGATATGCACGGCACGCCGGTCGCGGTCAACGCCTGGAAGGAGGGCGTCTCTCCCGAGGAGTTCGCCCTCGAGTGGCACGAGCAGTACGCCGAGACGTTCCCGAAGTTCGACGTCGACTTCGACAACTACGGCCACACCCACGACGAGACCAACACCGAACTGACGCGCGACATCGTCCGCACGCTCGAGGACGAAGGGTACGTCGAGGAGCGCACCATCGAGGTCGCCTGGGACCCCGAGGAGGACCAGGCGCTGCCCGACCGCTACGTCGAGGGGACCTGCCCCTACTGCGGCGAGCACGCTCGCGGTGACGAGTGTGACGAGGGCTGTGGTCGCCACCTCGAACCTGGCGAGATCGTGGATCCCGTCTCGACGATCACCGGCAACCCCGCCGAGTACCGCGAGCGCGAGCACAAGTTCTTCACCGTCTCGAAGCTCGCCGACTTCCTCACCGAGTTCCTCGACGGCCTGGAGGGCACCGACAACGCCCGAAACCAGCCCCGACAGTGGATCGAGGAGGGCCTGCAGGACTGGTGTATCACCCGCGACCTCGACTGGGGGATCGACTACCCTGCGGCCGAGGGAAGCGAGGCCGAAGGCGACGGCGCCGACGCCGACGACCTCGTCCTCTACGTGTGGGTCGACGCACCTATCGAGTACATCTCGTCGACGAAGCAGTACTCCGAACGGGTCGGCGCGGACGAGTACGACTGGGAGGAGGCGTGGAAAGGCAGCAAGCTGGACGGGGCGGACGGCGACGGCGAGGCCGGCGAAATCGTCCACTTCATCGGCCGGGACATCATCCAGCACCACACGATCTTCTGGCCCGCGATGCTCCACGTCGCCGGCTACGACACGCCGCGTGCGGTCTGTGCGACCGGATTTATAACGATCAACGGGAAGGGGCTCTCGACGAGCCGCAACCGGGCGATCTGGGCCCAGGAGTACCTCGACGAGGGGTTCCACCCGGACCTCCTGCGATACTACCTCACCACCAACGGCGGGCTCCAGCAGGACATCGACTTCGCCTGGGAGAAGTTCGCCGACCGCGTCAACGGCGAACTCGTGGGTACGCTCGGGAACTTCTGCTACCGCGGCACCCTGTTCGCCCACCGCAACTACGACGGCACCCCGGACGCCACCGTCTCCGAGGAAGTCGAGGCCGAGATCGAGGACGCCATCGAGGCGTTCCGGACCGCGGTCAACGAGTACGACGTCCGCGGGATCGGCACCGCGCCTGTCGAACTCGCACGCTTCGGGAACGAGTACATCCAGCGCAACGAGCCCTGGTCGCTGGTCGACGACGAGCCCGAGGCGGCCGCCCAGGTCATCTACGACTGCGTCCAGCTGGCGAAGGCCTGCGCGGTGCTCGCCGAGCCCGTGATGCCCGGCAAGGCCGAGGAGCTGTGGACCCAGCTCGGCGAGAAAGATTCCGTGCACGACGTGGAGCTCGAGGCCGCGCTCGAAGCGCCGTCCGCCGAGTTCGACGAGCCCAGCGAACTGTTCGAGGGCGTCGAGGACGAGCGCGTCGAGGAACTCGACGCGAAGCTCGCCGATCGGGTAGCAGCCGCGGACGACGCTGCGGATGCCGAGGACGCGGCGGCAGTGGAGACCGACGACGCCGACGCTGCGACCGCCGCCGACGGTGAGGGTGCAGCGGACGCCGACAGGACCGACGAGGAGGCCCCCGACGACCTCGAACCGGTGCTGGAGGATCGCATCAGCTTCGAGGAGTTTCAGGGCCTCGACCTCCGCGTCGGTCGCATCGAGACCGCCGAGGGCATCGAGGGTGCCGACGAACTCGTGAAGCTGACCGTCGACATCGGCGTCGAGACGCGCCAGATCGTCGCCGGCCTCAAACAGCTCCACGACGTCGACGAACTGCCCGGGACCAAGGTGATCGTCATGGCGAACCTCGAGGCGGCGGAGCTGTTCGGCGAGACGTCCGACGGCATGGTACTCGCCGCCGGCGAGCAGGCCGACCTGCTCACGACCTACGAGGACGCGGTGCCGGGCGAACGCGTCCGGTAG
- a CDS encoding helicase HerA domain-containing protein yields MAQGSNAEWIVPTTDARSLPVVELLTGRGFVSGKSGSGKSNTVGVIAEELLENGYNFLIVDTEGEYYGLQEQYQLLHVGGDEFADVQVGPNHAEKLAEIGLERNVPIILDVSGFDDVDESRELITRTIEELFRREKKIRKPFLLVVEEMQEYLPQQGSAGELGEILERVAKRGRKRGLGMCGVSQRPSSVDKDFITQCDWMAWHRLTWEADVKVVSKIIGSDRKQALTDLDPGEAFLLTDWDDTIERVQFRRKHTHDAGATPGLESYDRPDLKTVGTELINEIESSEQTKAEAEANARQDDLQPETGSLEDLTIPEDTSDPAPADAAEDGSASASDSAEPPGPPMETQPIEVDEDDPDEAVQRLQQRNRILEREVEELRTLLQSIEPDHERAADHADQPEFATAADGDGGLDADSSPGGTDTKRAPPAPAPAGGSPSPSGSASASPSSKASSPTPTAPSRPMPPERPSNRSGLAGVILEFGEMIIYLLKSTSYRFRLAWFKLRQKLA; encoded by the coding sequence ATGGCCCAGGGCAGCAACGCCGAGTGGATCGTGCCCACCACGGACGCACGGTCGCTCCCGGTCGTCGAACTCCTCACGGGCAGGGGGTTCGTTTCCGGGAAGTCCGGGAGTGGCAAGTCCAACACCGTCGGCGTCATCGCCGAGGAGCTGCTCGAGAACGGTTACAACTTCCTCATCGTCGACACAGAGGGCGAGTACTACGGGCTCCAGGAGCAGTACCAGCTGCTCCACGTCGGCGGCGACGAGTTCGCCGACGTCCAGGTGGGTCCCAACCACGCCGAGAAGCTCGCGGAGATCGGGCTCGAGCGCAACGTGCCGATCATCCTCGACGTCTCCGGCTTCGACGACGTCGACGAGTCCCGCGAGCTGATTACTCGGACGATCGAGGAGCTGTTCCGCCGCGAGAAGAAGATCCGGAAACCGTTCCTGCTGGTCGTCGAGGAGATGCAGGAGTACCTGCCACAGCAGGGCAGCGCCGGCGAACTCGGCGAGATCCTCGAACGGGTCGCGAAACGTGGCCGCAAGCGCGGTCTCGGGATGTGTGGCGTCTCCCAGCGCCCCTCCTCGGTGGACAAGGACTTCATCACGCAGTGTGACTGGATGGCCTGGCACCGACTCACCTGGGAGGCCGACGTGAAGGTCGTCTCGAAGATCATCGGCTCCGACCGGAAGCAGGCGCTCACGGACCTCGACCCCGGCGAGGCGTTCTTGCTCACCGACTGGGACGACACGATCGAGCGCGTTCAGTTCCGCCGCAAACATACCCACGACGCGGGGGCGACGCCCGGCCTCGAATCCTACGATCGACCCGACCTGAAGACCGTCGGCACCGAACTCATCAACGAGATCGAGTCCTCGGAGCAGACGAAGGCGGAGGCCGAGGCCAACGCCAGGCAGGACGACCTCCAGCCCGAGACCGGCAGCCTCGAGGATCTCACGATTCCCGAGGACACGTCGGATCCGGCACCGGCCGACGCCGCAGAAGACGGGTCCGCGAGCGCGTCCGACTCCGCAGAGCCGCCGGGCCCTCCGATGGAGACCCAGCCGATCGAGGTCGACGAGGACGATCCCGACGAGGCCGTCCAGCGCCTCCAGCAGCGCAACCGGATCCTCGAGCGCGAGGTCGAAGAGCTCCGGACGCTGCTCCAGTCCATCGAGCCCGACCACGAGCGCGCGGCCGACCACGCCGACCAGCCCGAGTTCGCGACGGCTGCCGACGGCGACGGGGGCCTCGACGCCGACTCCTCGCCTGGCGGCACCGACACGAAGCGGGCACCGCCAGCACCCGCCCCTGCGGGCGGCTCGCCGTCGCCGTCCGGGTCGGCGAGCGCGTCGCCGTCGTCGAAAGCCTCGTCCCCGACGCCGACGGCACCCAGCCGGCCGATGCCGCCCGAACGCCCGAGCAACCGGAGTGGGCTCGCCGGCGTCATCCTCGAGTTCGGCGAGATGATCATCTACCTCCTCAAGTCGACGAGCTACCGCTTCCGGCTGGCGTGGTTCAAACTCCGGCAGAAGCTCGCCTGA
- a CDS encoding carboxypeptidase-like regulatory domain-containing protein, protein MTRTMLVAAAVALVVLAGVGGTAIADAGAAQDDVVTIELSVTTPQGEAIGNAEATIEWDGGSTNATTTSNGRAFADVPNGADLAITLAHEEYVKNVPHTVSGAASGQVVETTMYQPATGEIEVVDSDGPVEDATVRFRKQGQSSFAARGDTGSSGVFASPEIEAGTYTVIVREPGYYDASQTVQLDGASNATVQIEQGEVTIDLLTQDPTPEGPGLVSADVDVTQDGDRVVSVTTNDDGHRSVVLDVNRDYDVTVSKEGYLELTTSLQTGESDAQATFNVTRVPSISLTAGNERVVVGENLRVEVTDEYDRPVEGATVFVGGEQAGQTDANGVARVEIPSEGDVEVSAEFEDRTTDPANVTGVEPSSSDDGGASDDGGNESDDGGTGNGSPGFGLVAGLLGALAAVAALARRY, encoded by the coding sequence ATGACGCGAACGATGCTCGTCGCGGCGGCCGTCGCACTCGTCGTCCTCGCGGGGGTCGGGGGCACGGCGATCGCCGACGCCGGCGCGGCACAGGACGACGTCGTCACGATCGAGCTCTCGGTGACGACGCCGCAGGGAGAGGCGATCGGGAACGCCGAGGCGACGATCGAGTGGGACGGCGGCTCCACGAACGCTACCACGACGTCGAACGGCAGAGCGTTCGCGGACGTACCGAACGGGGCCGACCTGGCGATCACGCTCGCTCACGAGGAGTACGTCAAGAACGTCCCGCACACCGTCAGCGGCGCCGCTTCGGGCCAGGTCGTCGAGACGACGATGTACCAGCCTGCTACGGGCGAGATCGAGGTCGTCGACTCGGATGGCCCCGTCGAGGATGCCACGGTTCGCTTCCGCAAGCAGGGGCAGAGCTCCTTCGCAGCCCGCGGTGACACCGGTAGCTCGGGCGTCTTCGCGTCGCCGGAGATCGAGGCGGGCACCTACACCGTGATCGTCCGCGAACCGGGCTACTACGACGCCAGCCAGACCGTCCAGCTCGACGGCGCCTCCAACGCGACCGTCCAGATCGAGCAGGGCGAGGTCACCATCGACCTGCTCACCCAGGACCCGACGCCGGAAGGCCCCGGCCTGGTCAGCGCCGACGTCGACGTCACCCAGGACGGCGACCGAGTCGTCAGTGTGACCACGAACGACGACGGCCACCGCTCGGTCGTCCTCGACGTCAACCGGGATTACGACGTGACCGTCAGCAAAGAGGGGTATCTGGAGCTCACCACGAGCCTGCAGACCGGCGAGAGCGACGCGCAGGCGACGTTCAACGTCACGCGCGTCCCCTCTATCTCCCTGACAGCGGGTAACGAGCGCGTCGTCGTCGGCGAGAACCTCCGGGTCGAGGTGACCGACGAGTACGATCGCCCGGTCGAGGGCGCGACCGTGTTCGTCGGCGGTGAGCAAGCCGGCCAGACCGACGCGAACGGCGTCGCCCGCGTGGAGATTCCCAGCGAGGGCGACGTCGAGGTGTCCGCCGAGTTCGAGGATCGAACCACGGATCCCGCGAACGTCACCGGGGTCGAACCGTCGTCCTCCGACGACGGGGGCGCCAGCGACGACGGCGGTAACGAGTCCGACGACGGTGGGACCGGCAACGGTTCGCCCGGCTTCGGCCTCGTCGCGGGGCTGCTCGGAGCACTCGCCGCGGTCGCTGCGCTGGCTCGACGGTACTGA
- a CDS encoding phosphoadenosine phosphosulfate reductase family protein, with amino-acid sequence MPDSTSAVPQVDVDYDDGSGEDPENYPNLQAKIEKAIEVTREGLEQYDNPAVMWTGGKDSTLTLYFIKEVAEKFDLEVPPAVFIDHFQHFDEIHDFVDHWAEEWDLDVVYARNEDVGEYVEAEGLEPGDDIPIDALSEHNQHHVRNILEYEEDDFPFLLDTYVGNHLLKTVALNDALEEYDIDGVISGVRWDEQEARADETFFSARHDPDIYPPHDRIQPILQFDERAVWDAFWHYVVPDTVEGFPEEGHVPQDAEDLPEGIEWEDIPISPKYVMGFRSLGSEVSTEKTTEDPAWLQDLEDTTERAGRAQDKEDLMERLRDLGYM; translated from the coding sequence ATGCCAGACTCCACGTCAGCAGTTCCCCAGGTCGACGTCGACTACGACGACGGCAGCGGCGAGGACCCGGAGAACTACCCGAACCTCCAGGCGAAGATCGAGAAGGCCATCGAGGTCACCCGCGAGGGCCTCGAGCAGTACGACAACCCCGCGGTGATGTGGACCGGCGGCAAGGACTCCACGCTCACCCTGTACTTCATCAAGGAGGTCGCCGAGAAGTTCGACCTCGAGGTGCCACCGGCGGTGTTCATCGACCACTTCCAGCACTTCGACGAGATCCACGACTTCGTCGACCACTGGGCCGAGGAGTGGGACCTCGACGTCGTCTACGCCCGCAACGAGGACGTCGGCGAGTACGTCGAGGCCGAGGGCCTCGAACCCGGCGACGACATCCCGATCGACGCGCTCTCCGAGCACAACCAGCACCACGTTCGCAACATCCTCGAGTACGAGGAGGACGACTTCCCGTTCCTGCTCGACACCTACGTCGGCAACCACCTGCTGAAGACCGTCGCGCTCAACGACGCCCTCGAGGAGTACGACATCGACGGCGTCATCTCCGGCGTCCGCTGGGACGAACAGGAGGCCCGCGCCGACGAGACGTTCTTCAGCGCGCGCCACGACCCCGACATCTACCCCCCGCACGACCGCATCCAGCCAATCCTGCAGTTCGACGAGCGCGCCGTCTGGGACGCCTTCTGGCACTACGTCGTGCCCGACACCGTCGAAGGCTTCCCCGAGGAGGGCCACGTCCCCCAGGACGCCGAGGACCTCCCCGAGGGTATCGAGTGGGAGGACATTCCGATCTCGCCGAAGTACGTCATGGGCTTCCGCTCCCTCGGCAGCGAGGTCTCCACGGAGAAGACCACCGAGGACCCCGCCTGGCTCCAGGACCTCGAGGACACTACCGAGCGCGCCGGCCGCGCCCAGGACAAAGAGGACCTGATGGAGCGGCTCCGGGACCTGGGCTACATGTGA